One Lytechinus variegatus isolate NC3 chromosome 11, Lvar_3.0, whole genome shotgun sequence DNA segment encodes these proteins:
- the LOC121424486 gene encoding IgGFc-binding protein-like, with product MEFRRQASSFSFTLITIGLFAFCILSVNCGRQYIFAPTSNHRRSTHFDIGMVFQTLGQEETDIRVSFPRRSYEDHIILPPGSPPYNYTLPESLISHKSEAGIFNSTVFVTSEQDIAVVSYNFAFKSSDTFSLIPAEFLGKEYFITLISGVYNDTIIISAFEKKVMVKIFLTSSIQLQNDTYNDGDTLRLVLLPFESFQLISKYTNITGSRITANSSIAVTVGSECANVPEGLKYCDHLAEQLAPVKAWGMLHVLGPFPRRRSGYVFQIVASRNGTTAIYNDNTVNMNMGDYITVDNPSQNMTFVYADKPISVMQYSKGRSSDNNSYSDPSMIRVNPIKQYVTRTTIPVFEFNKTSSNDTSYIGITAECKHFRGISIYRNNQLLSVMWDEEYSLQIQDGMEMCSKWMVAAHGRYSVEGDDQGTYPGFHPVVYGTSFGKTHLYRAGSTDKDLTTSEAASVAADICRIAHLVIMAVAVIYRL from the exons ATGGAATTCAGACGACAGGCTAGCTCTTTCTCCTTCACACTGATCACTATAG GGTTATTTGCATTCTGCATTCTTTCGGTAAACTGTGGGAGACAATACATATTCGCCCCGACGTCGAATCACCGCCGTTctactcattttgatattggcATGGTTTTCCAAACGTTGGGGCAAGAAGAAACTGACATTCGAGTCTCGTTCCCAAGAAGATCATATGAAGACCATATCATCCTGCCACCTGGGTCTCCTCCATACAACTATACCTTGCCGGAGTCTCTGATAAGTCATAAGTCAGAAGCGGGAATTTTCAATTCGACGGTCTTTGTAACATCGGAACAAGATATAGCGGTTGTTTCATATAACTTCGCATTCAAATCATCGGACACATTTTCCCTGATACCCGCGGAGTTCCTTGGTAAGGAATACTTTATAACCCTGATATCTGGTGTGTATAATGACACTATAATAATATCTGCTTTCGAAAAGAAAGTGATGGTTAAAATATTCCTAACTTCGTCCATTCAGCTCCAAAACGATACCTATAACGATGGTGACACTCTGAGACTCGTTCTTCTACCTTTTGAATCTTTCCAACTGATctcaaaatatacaaacataaCAGGATCTCGGATCACCGCAAACTCTTCGATTGCAGTAACAGTTGGTTCTGAATGCGCTAATGTGCCTGAAGGCCTCAAGTATTGTGACCATCTCGCAGAACAGTTAGCTCCAGTGAAAGCATGGGGAATGCTTCATGTGTTGGGCCCGTTCCCAAGACGACGTTCCGGCTACGTATTTCAGATAGTAGCAAGTCGGAATGGTACAACGGCGATATACAATGACAATACTGTGAATATGAACATGGGCGATTATATCACAGTTGATAACCCCTCTCAAAACATGACTTTCGTGTATGCAGACAAACCCATCTCAGTAATGCAGTATAGCAAAGGGCGGAGTTCAGACAATAATTCCTACAGTGACCCGTCAATGATTCGAGTTAACCCTATCAAGCAGTATGTCACAAGAACAACGATTCCAGTCTTCGAGTTCAACAAGACGTCATCAAATGATACATCATATATTGGAATAACTGCCGAGTGCAAGCACTTCAGAGGCATTTCAATATACCGAAACAATCAACTTCTATCA GTAATGTGGGATGAGGAATATTCTCTACAAATACAGGATGGGATGGAAATGTGTTCAAAGTGGATGGTTGCTGCCCACGGAAGATATTCAGTCGAGGGCGACGACCAGGGAACCTACCCGGGATTTCATCCTGTTGTATACGGTACGTCCTTTGGCAAAACACACTTGTACCGGGCTGGCTCAACTGACAAAGACTTGACTACATCGGAAG CTGCATCGGTTGCTGCTGACATATGCCGTATTGCTCATTTAGTCATCATGGCAGTCGCCGTTATCTACAGACTTTAA